The following nucleotide sequence is from Zea mays cultivar B73 chromosome 1, Zm-B73-REFERENCE-NAM-5.0, whole genome shotgun sequence.
ccctggctttgggttcctggtcttcttaaccttctcccgtgcactcggtacctcgaagctcttcttgcctccatccttgacttgatcggttgtctctgagttacgcacaccgagtctcacttaagtagtgttcattatctatagataatccagtctttggaccatcacacttgttcacttgtgttgaaccctgtttgctttgcattaagcacatgttcaacacttatcacacttgttagtcctttaattgggttgtcatccaaacaccaaaacccacaagagagctttcatacACCTATTTCTCTGAGAACTGTAGGAGATTGAGATGGAAATAAGCTAATTTCCCTCGAAATTATCTTCAATCTCTATGGAGAATGGGTGTTCCAAACTAGCCAATCTGGGTGCTCACAGCATTCAGTTGTATGAGGGACCTTTTCATGTGGACATCTAGCAGAACTGAACCGAAAAACATAGCCTCGACGACGACATCAAAGAAAAACGCACAAAAGTGGCAAAGCATTTTCACAACAAATGCGACTTCTCTGAATATTTTCCATCAACAGCAGCGACATCTCTGAAGATTTTCCATCAGCAGCACGACTGTCATGTCAATATAAAAAAATGCGATATATATTTCCTTACACGGGTTGATAAAAAAAAATTCACCGACCCAACCCACTAGTCAGTTGCAGGAGCACAAACTAGTTATTGTATGTAAAGCGCAGCATATTCCATGCCGATGCCTCTTGTTTTTTTTTTCCAATTCGTTTCTGCATTTGTCCCGTCATCAGTTCATCATCAGACGACTTCCATGCTCTGATCGTCACTGTCGccatccatgacgacggcggcattGGCTCCACCGCCGCTGCTGCTCCGGCCATCGTCGGCGTCATCGACCACGTCCATGTTGTAGAGTACAGAGATCATGGCCATGGAGCATACGCAGGGGAACACGGGCCCGGAGATCCAGAGCAGGAGGGGCGCGCCGGCGAAGAAGAGCCGGTTGCCGGCGAGGCTGAGCAGGAAGCCCCTCTCCATGACGTCGGCGACGTATTCGGCCGTGACGCCGGGGAGGTGCAGGTGCGGCGACGGCGAGAGCGCGTTGACCAGGAAGGAGGCCGTGTTGAGCGTGCAGATGGCCAGGCTGTGGCAGAGGAAGGCGAGGAGGAAGACGGCGAGGATGAGCAGGTACTTGAGCGCCATCATGTGCGCGCCGTGCGCGCCGAAGACGGCGTCGCTGAGCGGCTTCTTCACGGCGTAGGTGCTGCTCAGCACGGCCGCCACGCCCGTGCAGAAGAGGATCGACGTCGTGCCCACCAGCGTGGAGGCCATTAGCACGTTCCTGATCGACTGCACTACGATGATCGCCTGCTTCTCGTTGTTCTGCAGTTAACATGAGCCGCCGGGGGGCCGGCGGTTAATGAACGAAAGCATGCGCGCGTACGTTCGTCCGCCATGGACGACGAAGAAAGGAAAGCACGAGCGACGGAGACGGAGCGAGGTACCTTACTTACCTTCATCATGGAGAAGACCCAGATGCGGCGCGCGGCGGCGCTGATGCCGACGGTGGAGCTGAGCGGGCTGCGGCGGACGGCGCGGTACAGCCAGAGGTGGTACacggcggggaagaggacggcgaGCGGGATGAGCACCATGTCCAAGTAGCCGTCCTTCCAcgccgccatggccgccgccgacCGCGCGCCACCACACGCAGACACTAGCCTCTCTCTCTCTAAGTAATATATCCCCCCTCTGGCTCTCGACCGGAACGCTCGATCGCAAGCGTCGTCGACGGTGTCGGTCGGATGCGTGTCGCAGCACCGCCAGGTGCGGAGACAATATATAGGCAGCAGTGCAGCAGCCAGGCTGCAGGCGGGGAGGCGCGCGCCGGTCGACTCGAACATGACGACCACCACTGGGAGCCAGCAGGTAGCGCGAAGAGACGAAGACCGCACGGCGCACGCGCGGGAAGGCAGTGTGAAGCACATGCACGTACACTCTATCTGACTCCCATGGTGGAAACTTACTCAAAGGCCACGACGCATAGAAAAAAAAAACCAAGTGACCTAAAAGTTGGTAGAGCTAAAAGCCGGGGCCGGGGGCAGTGGTCTCACACACTGTCTCGATCGACCGGGATGACGAAGCGGCCTGCATGAATCTCATCCACCTCTCAATCTCATGCCCTTTCTGTTCGCTTTTTTTTTCTGGGAAGGTCGTATATATTGCCTCTTTCTTGACAAGGTGCGAGTGCTTCGCCTTAGTCTAATCCCACTAATGCACTACTTAAAGAAAGTGGTGGCTGTTTAA
It contains:
- the LOC100275230 gene encoding uncharacterized protein LOC100275230 (The RefSeq protein has 1 substitution compared to this genomic sequence), with the translated sequence MAAWKDGYLDMVLIPLAVLFPAVYHLWLYRAVRRSPLSSTVGISAAARRIWVFSMMKNNEKQAIIVVQSIRNVLMASTLVGTTSILFCTGVAAVLSSTYAVKKPLSDAVFGAHGAHMMALKYLLILAVFLLAFLCHSLAICTLNTASFLVNALSPSPHLHLPGVTADYVADVMERGFLLSLAGNRLFFAGAPLLLWISGPVFPCVCSMAMISVLYNMDVVDDADDGRSSSGGGANAAVVMDGDSDDQSMEVV
- the LOC100275230 gene encoding uncharacterized protein isoform X1, with protein sequence MCFTLPSRACAVRSSSLRATCWLPVVVVMFESTGARLPACSLAAALLPIYCLRTWRCCDTHPTDTVDDACDRAFRSRARGGIYYLERERLVSACGGARSAAAMAAWKDGYLDMVLIPLAVLFPAVYHLWLYRAVRRSPLSSTVGISAAARRIWVFSMMKVSKNNEKQAIIVVQSIRNVLMASTLVGTTSILFCTGVAAVLSSTYAVKKPLSDAVFGAHGAHMMALKYLLILAVFLLAFLCHSLAICTLNTASFLVNALSPSPHLHLPGVTAEYVADVMERGFLLSLAGNRLFFAGAPLLLWISGPVFPCVCSMAMISVLYNMDVVDDADDGRSSSGGGANAAVVMDGDSDDQSMEVV